In Neorhodopirellula lusitana, the sequence AGCGGTCGATTTTTTGACGAAGCCAGTCAAGCGGGATTCGCTGTTGTCTGCCGTTCGCAATGCAATCTCAAGTGACGCATTGAACCGAGTAAACTATGAAAGCCTGAAGCGACTGCGTGATCGGTTCGAAAAGTTAACAGAAAGGGAAGTCTCTGTTTTTCTTTTCGTTGTCGATGGAAAGCTCAACAAAAACATCGCCTCAGAACTCGGTATATCAGAACGCACCGTCAAATCGCACCGAGCCAATCTAATGGAAAAGCTTCAGGTGACTTCGCTAGCCGGCCTTATCGCGTCGGCCGTCCAGCTCGATCTGCCGATCCCAAAAAACTGATTCGGGACGGCCGACGCGTATGGACATTTGCCCACATGCACCAAAGGGCAATTGAAATTGCCCTTTGGGACAATTGCAATCGTCATCAACTCGCTCACACTGCTCCGGCGTTGCCTTGACACAAGCTGGAGCATTTTCATGCCGAGCGACCTACTCGATATCGTCGTTGTTGAAGACGATCCCAGTATGCGTCGAGCAATGGAACGAATGCTGCGAGTAGGCGGTTTCAGGCCAATCATGTTCGGTTCGGCAGAAGCCTCTATTGAAGCGGACGTTTTGTTAACTGCAGACTGCTTGATTCTCGACATTCAATTGCCAGGTATGTCGGGACTTGACCTGTTTGAATACTCGCTGCCCGATGGAGATTCGCCGCCGACCATCTTCATTACATCATTTGACAACTCCGCATTTCGCGACAGGGCCAGAAGGCTCGGTGCGAGCAGCTATCATCAAAAACCATTCCTTGGACGAGTTCTACTTGATGCTGTCAAGCAAGCCTTGCAGGCTCATCAAGAAAATTCCAGGGTCGATGAATAACCCTCTTCACTCACAAACGTTGCCTTTTCACCCGGAGAATTTAGATGCTTCGAATTCGTCCTTTACTATCGTTTTTCTTTGCATGTAGCGTAGGCATCGCCTGTTCTACCATGGCTCATGGCCAGTCAACCGATTCCAAGAAGCCCAACATTCTTGTTATTTGGGGAGATGACATTGGCGTTTGGAACATCAGCCACATGAACCATGGCATGATGGGCTACAAAACTCCCAACATCGACCGCGTCGCCAAGGAAGGTATTAGTTTTACCGACTACTACGGTCAGCAATCCTGCACGGCGGGTCGCGCGGCCTTCCTCAATGGCAGCGTGCCGGTCCGTACCGGCATGACCAAGGTCGGCCTGCCTGCAGCTCCGCAAGGTTGGCAGGAGACGGACGTCACTTTCGCCGCCGTCCTCAAGGGCCAAGGCTACGCCACCGGCCAGTTCGGCAAGAACCACCAAGGAGACAGGGACGAGCACCTCCCGACCAACCATGGCTTCGACGAGTTTATGGGCAATCTCTACCATCTGAATGCGGAAGAGGAACCCGAGGACCGCGACTACCCCGCTGACATGAAACTTGCCGACGGCTCGACCTTCCGCAAGAAGTTCGGTCCCCGCGGTGTGATCAAGGCCACCGCCGACGGCAAGATCGAAGACACCGGGCCGCTGACCAAGAAGCGGATGGAAACCGTCGACGAGGAAACTCTCGCCGCCGCCAAAGATTTCATCCAACGCCAACACAAGGCGGGCAAGCCTTGGATGTGCTGGTGGAACGGAACCCGGATGCACTTCCGCACCCACGTCAAGGAAGAACACAAGGGACTCGCTGGAAAGACCGGAGACGAATATCACGACGGCATGGTCGAACACGACATCCATGTCGGAGAATTACTCGATCTGATCGATGAACTTGGTATTGCGGACGACACGATCGTCCAATACTCCACCGATAACGGGGTCCACTACAACACTTGGCCGGATGCGGGGACGACTCCCTTCCACGGTGAGAAAAACTCCAACTGGGAGGGTGCCTTCCGCGTTC encodes:
- a CDS encoding response regulator transcription factor, with the translated sequence MPSDLLDIVVVEDDPSMRRAMERMLRVGGFRPIMFGSAEASIEADVLLTADCLILDIQLPGMSGLDLFEYSLPDGDSPPTIFITSFDNSAFRDRARRLGASSYHQKPFLGRVLLDAVKQALQAHQENSRVDE
- a CDS encoding arylsulfatase encodes the protein MAHGQSTDSKKPNILVIWGDDIGVWNISHMNHGMMGYKTPNIDRVAKEGISFTDYYGQQSCTAGRAAFLNGSVPVRTGMTKVGLPAAPQGWQETDVTFAAVLKGQGYATGQFGKNHQGDRDEHLPTNHGFDEFMGNLYHLNAEEEPEDRDYPADMKLADGSTFRKKFGPRGVIKATADGKIEDTGPLTKKRMETVDEETLAAAKDFIQRQHKAGKPWMCWWNGTRMHFRTHVKEEHKGLAGKTGDEYHDGMVEHDIHVGELLDLIDELGIADDTIVQYSTDNGVHYNTWPDAGTTPFHGEKNSNWEGAFRVPCYVRWPGTWPAGATVNGIVSHEDWLPTFAAAAGNPNIKEQLREGVELIGRQYKNYLDGYNMLDYLKKAGTFDTIDADLEASPRKEFIYVTDGGEVCAIRVHDWKATYLENRADRLQIWREPFIKLRTPHLYNLRRDPFEKAQVGSNTYEDWFMDKVYLLAPMQVVASKFLMTMKEYPPSQTPGDWSLSTLEEQIKDMNPGGK
- a CDS encoding response regulator transcription factor; this translates as MTLPNPTVHVVDDDDSFRKSIVRLLRAAGYEVCEHASAAEFLLSQSSRAHGCVVLDIRMPGLNGLELQKGLSDFDIALPIIFLTGHGDIQMSVRAIKAGAVDFLTKPVKRDSLLSAVRNAISSDALNRVNYESLKRLRDRFEKLTEREVSVFLFVVDGKLNKNIASELGISERTVKSHRANLMEKLQVTSLAGLIASAVQLDLPIPKN